Part of the Methanobrevibacter millerae genome is shown below.
GGTCTTAACATGAGTTCAACGGCTGTGATTATAGGAGCCATGCTGATTTCACCGTTAATGGGAAGCATCCTAGCTTCTGCATATGCAAGCGTAGCGGCAGATTATCCGCTTCTTCGCAATCATCTTATAGGCTTTGCACTGCAGATTGCAATCAGCGTTACTGCAGCATCGATTTATTTTTTCATCTCTCCGGTTAAGGAACCGACGGTGGAACTGCTTGCAAGAACGTCCCCGACTTTTTATGATGTTCTAGTTGCATTTTTCGGCGGACTTGCAGGAATCATCGGACAGACCAGACAGGACAAAACGAGCACTGTCATTCCAGGTGTTGCAATTGCAACCGCCCTTATGCCTCCGCTGTGTACCTGCGGCTATTCCATTGCAAACGGCAGGTGGGACATGCTCCTTGGAGCCGGATATCTCTTCCTGATCAATTGCTATTTCATTTTCCTCTCAGCAGGCATTATCCTGAGCGTTTTGAAAATCCCGAAAATAAGGGAATTGACTGAAAAGGAATGGAAAATGCGCCGTTTTAGAATGATTCAAAATACGATTATAATTGCGCTTCCAAGCATAGTGGCAGTTTATACGATGTTACCTTAAGCGTATCGTGGCGCTTGAAAAGAATTAAAAAAGGAGATAATATATGGTGGATGAAAAATCAATAATTGAAAATGATACGAACCGTATGAGCAAAAACGAGTATTATCTTGCAATTGCTCTTGCAGTTTCAAAAAGAAGCACTTGCCTTAAAAGACGCTATGGTGCGGTAATAGTCAATAACGATGAAATTGTCAGTACTGGTTATAATGGAAATCCAAGAGGGGAGGAAAACTGCTGTGACAGAGGAAACTGTAAGAGGATGAACCTTCCATCTAATTCAGGCCACTATGATGACTGCTTTTCAGTTCATGCCGAGCAGAATGCCATGATCAGTGCAAGCAGGAATGAAATGCTTGGATCAACAATTTTCCTCGCTGGGGAAATGTACGCTGATGGCGCCTGGGTGGAAATAGAGGATGCCGAACCATGCCCGATATGCTGTAGGATGGTAAAAAACTCAGGAATTGCAAAGATTGTTAGTAAGAAAGGGATTTTAGAGCTGCAAAAGTAATTTACACAGCATTTATATATTTTTTTAAGTTTCATATCAATTAATGCCGGCCATTAACCGTAAAGAACTCATTTTTTCAACCGCTTCATATATATCCATGTCTAAAATCAGATCGTATTTTCACCGACCCCTCAATTAATGCAAGGGTCAATCAATTAAATTAATGTAAAAAAAGTAGCTATCGATTAAATTTAAAGAAAAATAAAAAAATAATGGCAGGGGAACTAGAAAGCTCCTCCACCTCCTCCGCCGGAACCTCCTCCGACTCCGCCAAAGCCACCACCACTGGATGATGGGTTTGCAGCTGATATACCGTCGTTGAATGCACTGTTAAGCATTGATAATCCGGCATATGAGTGGAACCAGTACAGGTCTCCGTAATAGTAGTCGTCATCATGTATTTTCGGCACATGAAGTTTCATGGCTTTATATACCTCGTCAGCCACTCCAAGGGCGGTTCCATAAACGAGGTACTTGTTCCAGATGACTATTGATTCCGGAGGGTGCTCATTAATTAAACTGTTGTCCTTTAAGAACTTCTTGAAGTTATTCCATTTGAGATAGTACACACGGCCTTCAGGAGTCCATTGTCCCAAAATGTCTTCGGGAAGGAAGGAAACTCCGATTGAGAAGACTCCCAAAACGACAGCCCCAATCATTAGAAGTCCTGATGAGGGATGATTGGAAAACATGCTTACAGCACCAAATATCACTGCTAAAAGCACTCCTCCCACAGTAAATCCGGAACCGAATGTGCTTCCGGCATCGTTGAAGTATTCTGAAATTCTCTCTTTGCCCAAATATTCGTTTGCAATGTCGTCTTTCCACTGTTCGAACTTGCGTTCGAAATATTTTCCGCTGGTTTCGTTGTTCAGTTGGGAAGACAGCTTTGACACGTTTAAAAGGCCGTTGTCGCTGAAGTTTTCAAGGGTATTGTAAACGGTCTGTTCGTGCTTTGCCAGAGAGTCATATTTGCTTTCATCAAATTCTAAAATCAGGTCTTTGGTATGCTCTCCTTCCTCTACGTGCATCTTGAATACCTTTCGGTCAATTAAATCCATGATTGTGGCCTCAAAGCCCTTGAGGTTCGGCTCGCCGATATTTGACTTGTTGTCAATCAGCGCGTTAACCATTGCAGGAGGGTCATCCGTTGGAAGTTCCCTTTCATAGATTCCTTCGTAGTTGACTTTAGGCTCCCTTCCGTATTTTAAGTAAGCGTAAACAAGAGATAATGGAGAGAGTATACCTATGGCGCTCAATACTGTGAATACGGTGCCCCAGAAGCTTACGCTGCCTTTGTATTCTGCCTGTTTTTGCATAATCTGGTCTTTTCCGTCGACGTTAACGTGCTTTGCGTACTGGGCGTCGGTAAAGTCGCTTAAAGGCATCAGTACCTGCAGCTCATAGAATTCCCCTGAAGGAATCTTCGTGGTTTCGGCAGTAATTATGTTTCCATTAATTGAATCGCTCAGGTTGTAGTATTCAGGGTTTAAATAGTAATTGATATCATTTGAACCCGGCAGGTGGACAATCGTTTTCAGGTGTTCCACGTCACAGTCCCAGTTCTCTCCCCACAGCTTGTATTGGAGAGATCCGATATCATTGTAAAGCGTCACGACGTTTTTCATGTCGTATGAGTAGGTTATTGTTACTTCCTGGTCATGAATCTTTTTGGTATGGGCCTTATCTGCCCACAGATAGACTTTCAGGTGCTTTTGACCATTGCTCTCTGATTCCTCATAGGTGCCGTAGGCTCCGTCAATGTAAACGCTTATGTTGTCAATGCTCTCCCCTTCCTTCAGGGGGATATCCCGGTAAACTCCGTTGAATGTCCCATCAAAGGAATAGGTATAGCTTTCGTTTACGTGAAGCAGACCGTTACTGTTAATGGTCAATTCGATAAGGGAATCGATAATGCTGTAGTCCCTGTCGTCACCGGCATAGATGGCATTGGCCGAAGACAATATTACCAGTGACAATAAGACTGCTACAGCTATTTTCTTATGATCCATGGGGTTTTCACCACTTAAAATTCTACTTGAGGAACCTCGCGTGATGCTTCGTCAGCCTGGAAGAATTCTGCAGGTTTAAAGCGGAAGAGTCTTGCAAGAAGACTTGATGGGAATTGCTGGCAGACGTTGTTGTATTTCAAAACAGTATCATTATAGAATTGCCTTGAATAGGAAATCTTGTCTTCGGTATCTGTGAGTTGCTCCTGAAGCTGCTGGAAATTGCTGTTGGCTTTAAGGTCAGGATAGTTTTCAGCAACTGCAAAGAGTGTTTTCAATGCGCCGGTCAACTGATTGTTGGCTTCGCTGGTTTCTTCCACTCCATTTGCGTTCATTACATTGGAGCGTGCTTTAGTGACTTCTTCAAGAACGCCTTTTTCATGGGCGGCGTATCCTTTTACTGTTTCCACCAAATTCGGAATTAAATCGTTTCTTCTTTTAAGCTGCACATCTATTTGTGAGTAGCTGTTTTGCACACGGTTTCTTAAGTTGATCAGGTTGTTGTACATGTGGATTAGCGTTCCAACTACAAATATTATACATACAACAACAATTATAATTAAAATTAAGTTGTCCATTTTATCACCTATTAATATCTATTATATAATATTAGTAAAATATTTTTAGATTGAAATTTATATGTAATTATCTATGAAGTCAATAAATTTTGTTGTTCGAAAAGACAGAAAAGCCGTCACCATTCATGATGATGGCTTCATTAACGCAGTAAAACTACTTAAAAAAGATTATCCTTATATTCTCAACGCCATTAAAAAGGAAGACTATGTAATGGAAGAAGTTGAGGGAGACTATTTCAAGGAAATCCTTTTTGAAGACAAGGTTGTCGGATTTGCCGTTTACGAGAATACAAATATAGGGCTGATTTCTCTCGTTCAGGTTTATATATTGCCTGAATTCCGGGGAAACAGGCTGTTTTTAAACGAGATTTTATCCATTTATAAACGGGGAATTGAGCTTTCCATATTGCAGCCTACGCGCAATCTTGTTGATATTCTCATGCATTACGGTCTGGCTAAAAAAGTCAGGGACAATATTGCGGTTTCAGCTATAGTCTTTGAAATTCCGTCATATTCCATTGAATCCAATGTTGATTCCTATAGGGATCCCATGAAGTATTATCTTTCAAGCTTTTACCTTACGGATATCTGTTCTCCATTTATCGTGGAAGGAATTTTGGAATCAGGCGAATGTCTTATTAATTATTCCATGTTTCTGGATTGGGATGATGAGCTCTATGACTGCATAGAAACAAGAGAAGAGCTGATCAGTGAGAAATATTTCGCCGGCATCGCAGATTTCTTCTTGAATAACCAGGAACTCTTCATCAATACTGTCATTGAAATGAAGGAGCAGTTGCCGATTTGTGAAGAAGGCTTCAGAAGCATTGTGGCAAGCGATGAGGGATTGTCAAATTATATGGAAAATATGGTTGATAATGGTGTCCTTTCGCAAAAAAGGGCTTTTGAAATCAAGGATCAGCTTTATTATGAATATGGTCAGGGAATGGTAACCGATGAAGGCCTGCTGACCCGCCTTTACTTTCTGATAGATGATGACGTCCGTGAGATAACGGAAGAGGAGCTCTATGAATTGCTCGCATCCGATGACGTAATATGTCCGTATTGCTTTGCAAATTGGGATTCTTCAAACAGGTTCTGCCCGAACTGCGGCTTCAATCTCTATTATGATGAGCCGGATGATATGGACTTTGAGGATGATTTGCCACTGGGTCCGATGGATGAAGATGAGATAGCCCTGTATTTCGCCCAGTTCGTAAAGCATCTGGTGGAGGAAAGTGACGTCCGTGAAACATTAATCCAATCAGGGGAGTTCGATGAAAGCTTTGAGGAATTCTTTAACATTATTGAAGGCGATTCCCAACTTAAAGACTACATAATCAACGTCAAAATCGATGAAAACTTCAGCCAGAATGAATTTTTCGAAAGGATTAGTGAAAGCATTCCTGATGACGTGCAGTTCAGATATTATTTTAAGGAATGAATATATAATAATTAAAAATCTTGAAAAATTATTTTTTTCCTTGAAAAAGCACTTTTAAACAATACCTTTATATACTTGGATTATAATATATTATTATATCATATTATTTTAATAATATGTGTGCAAGTATTTTTTTATAGCTAGTTATGTGCCGAGATAGTCTAGCCTGGTAAGGCGCGAGACTGGAAATCTCGTGGGCGTTTTGCCCTCCTGGGTTCAAATCCCAGTCTCGGCGCTTATTAGTTTTTAACACTATTTCTTAGTTTTATGATATATTGTTAAACTGATATTATTTTTGCACTCTTAGTTTGTTAACTAAGTTTAAATTGTTGAAAGAACTGTGTTTTGAGAAGCTCAAAACATTCGAATCTATTATTTTACGTCTCGTAGGTTCGCTCTATAAATGGAGGTTATTTAATGGAAGACGAATTTAGGCATTTAGTGCGTATTTCCAGAAAGGATGTAGATGGAAACAAAACCATCGAGCACGCTTTAACTGATATTAAAGGTGTAGGCTTATCTTTATCTAAAACCATTTGCCGTGTATTGGATTTGGATTTAAATTCAAAAATCGGTTATATTGCTGATGAAGATGTCGAAAAAATTGAGAGCATTATAGAAGACCCTAAAGCGTTTGATATTCCAACATGGATGTTAAACCGCAGGGAAGACTATGCTACTGGTGAAGACATTCACTTAATTGAATCAGACCTTGACATGACTTTAAGGGATGATTTGAACAGAATGAAAAAGACCAGAAGCTACAAAGGAAGAAGACATGAAGTTGGTTTACCTGTCAGAGGTCAAAGAACCAAATCTACTTTCAGAAAAAGTGCTACAGTTGGTGTAAGACGTTCATAAGCATAAAACGCTATTTTTAATTAATTATTATTTAGATAAGGAGATGTTTTAATGGGTCAACCAAGAAAAGCAAGGAAAAAGTATAATACGCCACCTCATCCTTGGAACGCAGAAAGAATTAAAGATGAAAACAAATTAATGACAAAATACGGCTTAAAAAACAAAAAAGAAATTTGGAAAGCCGATACATTAGTTAGAAGGTATCGTAGGGAAGCAAGGTATTTACTTGGTTTTTCCAGCGATCAGATGCAAGAAGAAAAATTAGAATTATTAGGACACTTAGCTAGAACCGGTGTTTTGCCAGAAAACGCTGCAATCGAAGATATCTTAGGTTTAACTGTTGAAGATATCTTAAGAAGAAGATTACAAACTATTGTATACAGAAAAGGTTTAGCTCGTACTCCTAAAGAAGCTAGAATGTTTGTTGTACACGGTCACATAGCTTTAGACGGTAAGAAAATCAACTCACCAAGTTATGTGGTATTGAAAGGTCAGGAAGAAGCAATCGGATTCTACCGTTCCTCACCTGTAGCAAAACAGATCGAAGAATACAACAATAGCAAGGACAATAAAGCTAATGCAGAAGAATAAAGGGTGTAATTATGGCAAAAGATGAAAAATGGGGTATAGCTAATATTTACTCATCATTCAATAACACTATTATTACTGTAACAGATATTACTGGTGCTGAAACCATTTCACAATGGTCCGGTGGAAAAGTTGTACGTGCAGACAGACAACAGTCCTCACCTTTCGCAGCTATGGCTGCAGCAACCAGAATAGCTGATGACGCTAAAGAAAAAGGATTTGTTGGATTACATATCAAAGTAAGAGCTCCTGGTGGAAACGGACCTAGAAGTCCTGGACCTGGTGCACAGGCAACTATCCGTGCTTTAGCAAGAGCTGGAATTAAAATAGGTAAGATAGAAGATATCACTCCAATTCCTCACGACGGTACTGGAAGACCTGGTGGTAAAAGAGGAAGAAGAGTATAGGCGGAAGGGTTTAATATGGAGATAGAATTAAAAAGTCAAAGCGATGATGAAATTGTTTTCATTGTTCGTGATGCAGAAGTGCCTTTTGTAAACGCTATCAGAAGGGCGGCTATGGTTAACGTTCCAAAAATAGCTATTGAAGACGTGAACATTATCAGAAATGATTCCGCAATGTTTAATGAGGTGCTCGCACATAGGCTTGGTTTAACTCCTTTGGTTTCTGATTTGGATGCAATTGAAGGTTTGCCTGTTCCTGAAGATGAAGGATGGTTTGAACACAACGGAGTTGCATTCAGCTTAAATGAAGTGGGACCTAAAGTAGTTTATTCTAAGGATTTAATATCTTCAGACTCAAAAATTAAACCAGTATACGATACAATTCCTATTGTTAAACTCAAAGATGATGAAGAACTCAACGTTGAAGCTTACGCAAAAGTCGGATACGGCAAGAACCATGTGAAATGGATGCCTACCACAGTATGCGCATATAAGCAGTATCCTGAAATCACCTTCAATGATGACATGGACATTGACTACGAATGTGCTGACGCATGTCCTCGTGGTGTCTTAAAATCAGACAAAAGGTCTAAAAAGATTAAAATTTTGGATATTGAAAACTGTACTATGTGTAAAAGCTGTGAAAGAGCTTCAATCAACAGGGCAGCTGCAAACGGAGCTCCTGACAAAAGTTACATTAACATAGGGTATCGTGAAAATGATTTCATATTTAGAATTGAAACTGATGGATCAATGCCTCCTAAAGAAGTGTTGTTAACTGCTTGTGATAAGTTAAGTGAAAAAGCAGATAAATTTATCAGTTTTAGTGAGAAGGAGGAGTAAATAATGGTTAAGAAAATTATCAAGACTAATCCTAACCTTATTGAACTTATTAATAAACTTAATAAACAATCAAAAAGTGAAGATGCAGCTATTTGGAAAGACGTTGCTGGCAGACTTAGCAGGTCAAACAGGAGAACTGCAGAAGTAAACCTCTCAGACATTAACAGGCATGCTGTTGCAGACGAAACCATCTTAGTACCGGGCAAAGTCTTATCTAACGGCGAATTAGACAAGAAAGTAAATGTTGTAGCATTAAAATTCTCAGCTAAGGCACAGGAAAAAATCGAAAGTGCCGGTGGAGAATGCATCTCAATTGATGAGATAATCGAAACTAATCCTAAAGGATCAAACATTAGGATCATTGAATAAGTAGGGTGTTAAAATGATGATTATTGACGGAGAAGGATGCGTTTTAGGAAGATTAGCTAGTATTACTAGTAAAAATCTTTTAGAAGGCGAAGAAGTAGTAATTCTTAATGCTGAAAAAATTATGTTAACTGGAAACAAGGATTGGGCTTACGCTAAATACAAACAAAGAGTGGACAGAGCAAGTATCTCAAACCCTCGTGATTTAGGTCCTAAATATCCTAGAAGACCAGATGATATATTTAGAAGAACTGTAAGGGGAATGTTGCCTTTCAAAAAATCAAAAGGCAAAACCGCATACAAAGGCTTAAAAGCATTTGTCGGCGTACCTGCTGAATATGCAGATGCAGAACTCCAGTCAGTTCCGGAAGCAGAATACAAAGATCTCAAAAAAGGTATCGAATTAGGAGAAATCTCCAAACTTTTAGGAGCTACCTTTTAGATAAATGGATGTGTGATTATGGTAAGAGTTATTCATACAAGTGGAAAACGTAAAACAGCTATTGCTCGCGGTACCGTTCAGGAAGGAACCGGTAAAGTCAGAATCAACAAAGTTCCTTTAGAACTTTACTCACCTGAACTCGCTAACTTAAAATTACAGGAACCTTTAATTTTAGCAGGCGAATTAGCTAATGACGTTGACATCAACATCAATGTTGTCGGCGGAGGAGTAATGGGTCAGGCAGAAGCTGCACGTATGGTTATTGCAAAAGGACTTGTCCAATGGTCACAGGATATGGATTTGAAAGAAAAATTCATCCAATACGACAGAACCATGTTAGTAGGTGACCCAAGACGTTCAGAACCTAAAAAATACGGTGGTCCTGGAGCAAGAGCACGTAAACAAAAAAGTTACAGATAATTCAATTCTGTACTTTTATATTTTATTAAAACATATAAAAGATGATATAAATGATTCCTATAAGATGTTTAAGTTGCGGAAAACCTGTATCAGCTTACTTTGACGAGTACAATCGCAGATTGGCTGATGGCGAAAAGTCTAAAGACATTTTAGATGATTTAGGTTTAACAAGATACTGTTGTAGAAGAATGTTGATTTCCCACGTGGAAACCTGGGAATGATTTAACTGTTGTAGGAAGATAAAAGCTTTAAAAAATTTAATGGGAAGAATATTCATGGTTTCAGAAGAAGAGTTAACAAGATTTGAAAGAGCTAGACTTCTTGGAGCAAGAGCAATTCAAATTTCCATGGGTGCCAAACCTAAAGTGGAGCTTGGCGATTCCCTGGATCCTATTGACATTGCTTATAAGGAACTTAAAGAAGGAGTTTTACCATTAGATATTATAAAAAATGAAGATTTGAATAAATAGTTAATCTATTTATTCTTATAAATTATTAAAAAAAATAAAAAATACCATAAAAACTCTATAAAGAAACTTACTGATTTTTAAGGCCTATAGGTTTTGTGGTAATAAATCAACTGACACTGAGGTGTTTTTTTTGGATAGTATAATAGAGGATGTCCAAGTTCGAAAAATCCTGGACAGCAGAGGAAACCCTACCGTCGAAGTGGACGTAACCACTTGGAACGGTTTCGGTAGAGCTGCAGCGCCGAGCGGGGCAAGTACTGGTTCACGTGAAGTGGTATCATTCCCGGAAGGCGGTGTGGATGTTATCGTAAGCGAAGTTGAAGACGTTATCGCTTCAGAGCTTATCGGTATGGATGCTCGTGACATTAATACTATCGACGAAGTATTAAGAGAAGTGGATGGAACAGATAACCTATCAGCAATCGGCGGAAATACGACCGTTGCAGTCTCCCTAGCTGTAATGAAAGCTGCCGCTGCTTCATATAACATGCCGCTTTACAAGTATCTGGGAGGAAACCTGGTAAATGAACTGCCTTACCCTCTTGGAAACATGATGAACGGAGGAGCTCATGCAGGCATCAACGCACCTGACATTCAGGAATTTTTGGTTGTTCCTGTAGGGGCCAGAAACGTTGTTGAAGCAATATTTGCCAATGCATCTGTCCACAAAAAATTAAAGGAACTTATCCAATCAAGAGACTCCAATTTCACTGGTGGAAAAGGAGATGAAGGCGGTTGGGTACCTAACATTTCAAATGACGCTGCTTTGGAAATCCAGGCTCAGGCCTGCGAAGAGGTAGGGGATGAATTGGGTATTGAAATAAGGCCTTCCCTAGACATGGCTGCTTCTGAATTGTGGGATTCAGAAAAGCAGAAATACGTTTATGCTCAGGATGGAGTTCAAAAAGATACTGGGGAGCAAATAGAATTTGTTAAAGACATTATTGAAACTTACAATATGTTTTATGTCGAAGATCCATTTGACGAATCAGATTTCGAAGGATTTTCCCAATTGACTTCAAAAGTCTCAGACAAGTGCCTTGTATGCGGTGATGATTTGTTCGTTACGAATAAAGAATTATTGGCAAAGGGAATTGAAATGAATGCTGCAAACGCAATCATAATCAAGCCAAACCAGATTGGTTCACTTTCAGAGACTTACGCAACCGTAAAGCTTGCTA
Proteins encoded:
- a CDS encoding DUF389 domain-containing protein, with amino-acid sequence MSQENKEIETAKEKIKKAFSLSEDSASNDEIRSRLLDGGKVTGTNMCVLVCAMVIASVGLNMSSTAVIIGAMLISPLMGSILASAYASVAADYPLLRNHLIGFALQIAISVTAASIYFFISPVKEPTVELLARTSPTFYDVLVAFFGGLAGIIGQTRQDKTSTVIPGVAIATALMPPLCTCGYSIANGRWDMLLGAGYLFLINCYFIFLSAGIILSVLKIPKIRELTEKEWKMRRFRMIQNTIIIALPSIVAVYTMLP
- a CDS encoding dCMP deaminase family protein, which gives rise to MVDEKSIIENDTNRMSKNEYYLAIALAVSKRSTCLKRRYGAVIVNNDEIVSTGYNGNPRGEENCCDRGNCKRMNLPSNSGHYDDCFSVHAEQNAMISASRNEMLGSTIFLAGEMYADGAWVEIEDAEPCPICCRMVKNSGIAKIVSKKGILELQK
- a CDS encoding DUF2207 domain-containing protein, whose amino-acid sequence is MDHKKIAVAVLLSLVILSSANAIYAGDDRDYSIIDSLIELTINSNGLLHVNESYTYSFDGTFNGVYRDIPLKEGESIDNISVYIDGAYGTYEESESNGQKHLKVYLWADKAHTKKIHDQEVTITYSYDMKNVVTLYNDIGSLQYKLWGENWDCDVEHLKTIVHLPGSNDINYYLNPEYYNLSDSINGNIITAETTKIPSGEFYELQVLMPLSDFTDAQYAKHVNVDGKDQIMQKQAEYKGSVSFWGTVFTVLSAIGILSPLSLVYAYLKYGREPKVNYEGIYERELPTDDPPAMVNALIDNKSNIGEPNLKGFEATIMDLIDRKVFKMHVEEGEHTKDLILEFDESKYDSLAKHEQTVYNTLENFSDNGLLNVSKLSSQLNNETSGKYFERKFEQWKDDIANEYLGKERISEYFNDAGSTFGSGFTVGGVLLAVIFGAVSMFSNHPSSGLLMIGAVVLGVFSIGVSFLPEDILGQWTPEGRVYYLKWNNFKKFLKDNSLINEHPPESIVIWNKYLVYGTALGVADEVYKAMKLHVPKIHDDDYYYGDLYWFHSYAGLSMLNSAFNDGISAANPSSSGGGFGGVGGGSGGGGGGAF
- a CDS encoding LemA family protein — protein: MDNLILIIIVVVCIIFVVGTLIHMYNNLINLRNRVQNSYSQIDVQLKRRNDLIPNLVETVKGYAAHEKGVLEEVTKARSNVMNANGVEETSEANNQLTGALKTLFAVAENYPDLKANSNFQQLQEQLTDTEDKISYSRQFYNDTVLKYNNVCQQFPSSLLARLFRFKPAEFFQADEASREVPQVEF
- a CDS encoding zinc ribbon domain-containing protein codes for the protein MKSINFVVRKDRKAVTIHDDGFINAVKLLKKDYPYILNAIKKEDYVMEEVEGDYFKEILFEDKVVGFAVYENTNIGLISLVQVYILPEFRGNRLFLNEILSIYKRGIELSILQPTRNLVDILMHYGLAKKVRDNIAVSAIVFEIPSYSIESNVDSYRDPMKYYLSSFYLTDICSPFIVEGILESGECLINYSMFLDWDDELYDCIETREELISEKYFAGIADFFLNNQELFINTVIEMKEQLPICEEGFRSIVASDEGLSNYMENMVDNGVLSQKRAFEIKDQLYYEYGQGMVTDEGLLTRLYFLIDDDVREITEEELYELLASDDVICPYCFANWDSSNRFCPNCGFNLYYDEPDDMDFEDDLPLGPMDEDEIALYFAQFVKHLVEESDVRETLIQSGEFDESFEEFFNIIEGDSQLKDYIINVKIDENFSQNEFFERISESIPDDVQFRYYFKE
- a CDS encoding 30S ribosomal protein S13; amino-acid sequence: MEDEFRHLVRISRKDVDGNKTIEHALTDIKGVGLSLSKTICRVLDLDLNSKIGYIADEDVEKIESIIEDPKAFDIPTWMLNRREDYATGEDIHLIESDLDMTLRDDLNRMKKTRSYKGRRHEVGLPVRGQRTKSTFRKSATVGVRRS
- a CDS encoding 30S ribosomal protein S4; protein product: MGQPRKARKKYNTPPHPWNAERIKDENKLMTKYGLKNKKEIWKADTLVRRYRREARYLLGFSSDQMQEEKLELLGHLARTGVLPENAAIEDILGLTVEDILRRRLQTIVYRKGLARTPKEARMFVVHGHIALDGKKINSPSYVVLKGQEEAIGFYRSSPVAKQIEEYNNSKDNKANAEE
- a CDS encoding 30S ribosomal protein S11; its protein translation is MAKDEKWGIANIYSSFNNTIITVTDITGAETISQWSGGKVVRADRQQSSPFAAMAAATRIADDAKEKGFVGLHIKVRAPGGNGPRSPGPGAQATIRALARAGIKIGKIEDITPIPHDGTGRPGGKRGRRV
- a CDS encoding DNA-directed RNA polymerase subunit D — encoded protein: MEIELKSQSDDEIVFIVRDAEVPFVNAIRRAAMVNVPKIAIEDVNIIRNDSAMFNEVLAHRLGLTPLVSDLDAIEGLPVPEDEGWFEHNGVAFSLNEVGPKVVYSKDLISSDSKIKPVYDTIPIVKLKDDEELNVEAYAKVGYGKNHVKWMPTTVCAYKQYPEITFNDDMDIDYECADACPRGVLKSDKRSKKIKILDIENCTMCKSCERASINRAAANGAPDKSYINIGYRENDFIFRIETDGSMPPKEVLLTACDKLSEKADKFISFSEKEE
- a CDS encoding 50S ribosomal protein L18e gives rise to the protein MVKKIIKTNPNLIELINKLNKQSKSEDAAIWKDVAGRLSRSNRRTAEVNLSDINRHAVADETILVPGKVLSNGELDKKVNVVALKFSAKAQEKIESAGGECISIDEIIETNPKGSNIRIIE
- a CDS encoding 50S ribosomal protein L13, encoding MIIDGEGCVLGRLASITSKNLLEGEEVVILNAEKIMLTGNKDWAYAKYKQRVDRASISNPRDLGPKYPRRPDDIFRRTVRGMLPFKKSKGKTAYKGLKAFVGVPAEYADAELQSVPEAEYKDLKKGIELGEISKLLGATF
- a CDS encoding 30S ribosomal protein S9: MVRVIHTSGKRKTAIARGTVQEGTGKVRINKVPLELYSPELANLKLQEPLILAGELANDVDININVVGGGVMGQAEAARMVIAKGLVQWSQDMDLKEKFIQYDRTMLVGDPRRSEPKKYGGPGARARKQKSYR
- a CDS encoding DNA-directed RNA polymerase subunit N codes for the protein MIPIRCLSCGKPVSAYFDEYNRRLADGEKSKDILDDLGLTRYCCRRMLISHVETWE
- a CDS encoding DNA-directed RNA polymerase subunit K — encoded protein: MGRIFMVSEEELTRFERARLLGARAIQISMGAKPKVELGDSLDPIDIAYKELKEGVLPLDIIKNEDLNK
- the eno gene encoding phosphopyruvate hydratase, yielding MDSIIEDVQVRKILDSRGNPTVEVDVTTWNGFGRAAAPSGASTGSREVVSFPEGGVDVIVSEVEDVIASELIGMDARDINTIDEVLREVDGTDNLSAIGGNTTVAVSLAVMKAAAASYNMPLYKYLGGNLVNELPYPLGNMMNGGAHAGINAPDIQEFLVVPVGARNVVEAIFANASVHKKLKELIQSRDSNFTGGKGDEGGWVPNISNDAALEIQAQACEEVGDELGIEIRPSLDMAASELWDSEKQKYVYAQDGVQKDTGEQIEFVKDIIETYNMFYVEDPFDESDFEGFSQLTSKVSDKCLVCGDDLFVTNKELLAKGIEMNAANAIIIKPNQIGSLSETYATVKLAKENNIVPVVSHRSGETTDETIAHLAVGFASPLIKTGAIGGERIAKLNELVRIEEELLNPKMGHF